From Brachionichthys hirsutus isolate HB-005 chromosome 7, CSIRO-AGI_Bhir_v1, whole genome shotgun sequence, the proteins below share one genomic window:
- the vwc2 gene encoding brorin has translation MLHSVVMTTEVLLLLGVLMSGAQCNPIVTLERLERVLAQVRQDNHQDKPAPERYSSQQQPDKANGVSLNVTSGSRARPNPGSQTRGPMVGKPQELWTEQDTLNQLDEDPTNDGAFSLDGIDEYAYPDYRGKGCMDESGFVFAIGEHFTPGPSNCPCLCTDEGPLCTKPECPKVHPRCIKVDTSQCCPQCKEKKKYCEFRGQIYASLEEFKASTCEKCRCEPSGEVLCSVAACPQTECVDPEYEPDQCCPICKSGPNCYADTVVIPAGREVKIDACTICYCTYEEGTWQIERQASCTKNECQQSMKLQPPVGRWHRTPAPNPV, from the exons ATGCTGCActctgttgtcatgacaactgaagttctcctcctcctcggggtCCTGATGAGCGGTGCACAGTGTAATCCTATAGTGACCTTAGAACGCCTGGAAAGGGTGTTGGCCCAAGTCAGACAGGACAATCATCAGGACAAGCCTGCCCCAGAGAGATACAGctctcagcagcagccagacaaAGCCAACGGCGTGAGTCTTAACGTGACTTCAGGGAGTCGCGCCAGGCCAAACCCCGGCTCGCAGACAAGGGGTCCTATGGTTGGGAAGCCACAGGAGCTGTGGACTGAACAGGACACACTGAATCAATTAGACGAGGACCCCACGAATGACGGCGCGTTTTCCCTGGACGGCATCGATGAGTACGCCTACCCAGACTACAGGGGGAAAGGGTGCATGGACGAGAGTGGATTTGTCTTTGCCATCGGAGAGCACTTTACCCCCGGCCCTTCGAATTGCCCTTGTCTCTGCACAGATGAGGGCCCTCTGTGCACCAAGCCAGAATGCCCTAAGGTCCACCCTCGCTGTATCAAAGTGGACACGAGCCAATGCTGCCCGCAGTGCAAGGAGAAAAAGAAGTACTGCGAGTTTCGGGGCCAGATCTATGCCTCTCTAGAAGAGTTTAAG GCGTCGACTTGTGAGAAGTGCCGCTGTGAGCCAAGTGGCGAGGTCTTGTGCTCGGTGGCAGCCTGCCCTCAGACAGAGTGTGTGGACCCGGAGTACGAGCCGGATCAGTGCTGTCCCATCTGCAAAAGTG GGCCAAATTGCTATGCGGACACAGTTGTGATACCGGCTGGCAGAGAAGTGAAGATTGATGCGTGTACAATCTGCTACTGCACGTACGAAGAGGGGACATGGCAAATTGAGCGTCAAGCGTCCTGCACTAAGAACGAGTGCCAGCAGAGCATGAAGCTACAGCCGCCAGTGGGACGCTGGCACAGAACACCAGCACCAAACCCGGTGTAA